In Agrobacterium vitis, one genomic interval encodes:
- the bglB gene encoding beta-galactosidase BglB, with protein sequence MHQPETGHPALQKTIDKVAVAFSRLKGIKEGLSGEGSASGIQFDEWDWEVGVGLYGFLRRAIASGDRKAIHDLVDWYAMQIGRGLPPRQINSTAPMLPLAILIGHVDRPDFNTLVQDWAEWLVKSLPKTEDGGFQHVVKERLNEGELWDDTLFMAGLFLAQAGVHFGRKDWIDEAVYQFMIHARYLSDPVSGLWYHGWTFIGRHNFARAFWARGNAWITVAIPELFFLVPGIDEKDRRFLANVLKSQLRSLKAFQREDGMFHTLLDDPTSPLETSATAGIAYGILRGIEAGILPVEDKLHADRALDAVLSHIDDEGVVLGVSDGTPMGHDLDFYRRIPNLPTPYGQALALLLLTDVALAQAAATQEATA encoded by the coding sequence ATGCATCAGCCAGAGACCGGCCATCCGGCCCTCCAAAAGACAATCGACAAAGTGGCGGTGGCTTTCAGCCGCCTCAAGGGGATCAAGGAAGGCTTGAGCGGGGAAGGCAGCGCAAGCGGCATTCAGTTTGACGAATGGGATTGGGAAGTGGGCGTCGGTCTCTATGGCTTCCTGCGCCGCGCCATCGCCAGTGGCGACAGGAAGGCAATCCATGATCTCGTGGATTGGTATGCCATGCAGATCGGTCGTGGCCTGCCGCCGCGTCAGATCAACAGCACAGCTCCGATGCTGCCGCTGGCGATCCTGATCGGTCATGTGGATCGGCCCGATTTCAACACGCTGGTGCAGGATTGGGCCGAATGGTTGGTGAAAAGCCTGCCGAAAACCGAGGATGGCGGCTTTCAGCATGTGGTCAAGGAACGCCTGAATGAAGGTGAGCTTTGGGATGATACCCTGTTCATGGCCGGGCTGTTTTTGGCGCAAGCCGGTGTTCATTTTGGCCGTAAGGACTGGATTGATGAGGCCGTCTATCAGTTCATGATCCACGCCCGTTATCTCTCGGACCCGGTCTCCGGCCTCTGGTATCACGGCTGGACGTTCATTGGCCGTCATAACTTTGCCCGCGCCTTCTGGGCGCGGGGCAATGCCTGGATCACCGTGGCGATCCCGGAACTGTTCTTCCTGGTGCCTGGTATAGACGAAAAGGACCGCCGCTTTCTGGCCAATGTGCTGAAAAGCCAGTTGCGCTCGCTGAAGGCCTTCCAGCGTGAAGACGGCATGTTCCATACGCTGCTGGATGATCCGACCTCGCCGCTTGAAACCTCGGCCACCGCCGGGATTGCCTATGGCATATTGCGCGGCATCGAGGCGGGCATCCTGCCGGTGGAGGATAAGCTCCATGCCGATAGGGCGCTGGATGCCGTGCTCAGCCATATCGATGATGAGGGTGTGGTGCTAGGTGTCTCGGATGGCACGCCAATGGGGCATGATCTGGATTTTTATCGTCGTATTCCCAACCTGCCGACCCCTTACGGTCAGGCCCTGGCTCTGCTGCTGCTGACGGATGTGGCACTGGCCCAAGCGGCTGCGACCCAGGAGGCAACCGCATGA
- a CDS encoding carbohydrate ABC transporter permease — translation MSLNPVTFLTRTRRQGRIGVTDVLAWLWLILGTLAVLVPVVWAGLSSMKPAAEITRFPPTLLPRDAVEVTVKGYDKPLSLWQVSVDGTTRQMAMVRRIGLKAQMVDPENPQAPVSVDTRTITPVQSLTIATENYTDPLTRFAFLTFLKNSVFVTVVATALTLIVNALAAFALSKYRFRGDKAVFVLIISTLMIPLTVVMVPAYLVIVGVGLVDNLWGVIIPTIASPTGVFLLRQYMLTIPDELIEAARVDAASEFRIFWRIVLPLTAPALAVLAIFSVLWRWNDFLWPLIVLSSRENFTLQVGLNAFQGEFSVQWNYILAMTFLSLMPVTLVFLFLQKYITTGIAGTGMK, via the coding sequence ATGAGCCTCAATCCCGTAACGTTCCTGACCCGTACCCGCCGCCAAGGTCGCATTGGCGTGACCGATGTGCTGGCCTGGCTCTGGCTGATCCTCGGCACACTGGCGGTGCTGGTGCCGGTGGTCTGGGCGGGTCTGTCCTCGATGAAACCGGCTGCCGAAATCACCCGTTTTCCACCGACGCTTCTGCCGCGAGACGCGGTGGAGGTGACGGTCAAGGGCTATGACAAGCCGCTCAGCCTCTGGCAGGTCAGCGTGGATGGCACGACCCGGCAGATGGCCATGGTCCGACGCATCGGCCTGAAGGCGCAGATGGTCGATCCCGAAAATCCGCAGGCGCCAGTCAGTGTCGATACCCGCACGATCACGCCGGTCCAGAGCCTGACGATTGCCACGGAAAACTACACCGACCCTTTGACCCGGTTTGCCTTCCTGACCTTCCTCAAGAACTCGGTTTTCGTCACCGTGGTGGCGACGGCTCTCACCCTGATCGTTAATGCCTTGGCGGCCTTCGCCCTGTCGAAATACCGGTTTCGGGGCGATAAGGCGGTGTTCGTGCTGATTATCTCGACCTTGATGATCCCGCTCACCGTTGTGATGGTGCCCGCCTATCTGGTCATTGTCGGGGTCGGGCTGGTGGATAACCTCTGGGGCGTGATCATCCCGACCATTGCTTCGCCGACCGGGGTGTTTCTGCTGCGGCAATATATGCTGACCATTCCCGACGAGTTGATCGAAGCGGCCCGGGTGGATGCGGCCAGTGAATTCAGGATCTTCTGGCGGATCGTCCTGCCGTTGACGGCGCCTGCGCTGGCGGTCCTGGCGATATTCTCGGTGCTGTGGCGCTGGAACGATTTTCTCTGGCCGCTAATCGTCCTCAGCAGCCGCGAGAATTTCACCCTTCAAGTCGGGCTCAATGCTTTTCAGGGCGAGTTTTCGGTGCAGTGGAATTACATCCTCGCCATGACCTTCCTCAGCTTGATGCCGGTGACGCTGGTCTTCCTGTTCCTGCAAAAATACATCACGACCGGCATTGCCGGGACGGGGATGAAATAA
- the pglB gene encoding polygalacturonase PglB → MTQTLDIVIDHQDGDRTQAIQAAMDHVSASGGGRVSLAAGSHQVGGLTLRSGVELHLGEGAVLRPVPDYQAYGDNIVSVIAEKSNRAMLVARGADTIALTGPGRIDASGDAFIAGDDVSVGVFIPAEFRPRVLVLEGCRGVRLDHIQVENSPMWTLHFVNCEDVSLANVAIRNNCRLPNTDGIVLDACRRVLIEDCTISTADDGICLKTSVGPDGKAIGTCEDVLVRRCTVSSQSCALKLGTESFGDFSRVVFEDCRVEQSNRGLGIFSRDGGKVSDVRFSRISLDCRETPDGFWGSGEALTVTVVDRVPERPAGAVRGLVIEDITGRMEGTINLVSMAGAGIHDVAVRRVYLAQQPGALGTALRYDMRPTNADLAPSPEAHGRANAWTRGADGRIVGLIDYPGGMPGVFAHGVEGLTVEDLVIDRPQPLPDGWNLLDFVQQ, encoded by the coding sequence ATGACCCAGACGCTGGACATTGTCATCGATCATCAGGACGGCGACCGTACGCAAGCCATTCAGGCGGCAATGGACCATGTGTCTGCTTCTGGCGGTGGCAGGGTTTCGCTTGCCGCCGGATCGCATCAGGTTGGCGGGCTGACGCTGCGCTCCGGTGTCGAACTGCATCTGGGGGAGGGAGCCGTGTTGCGGCCCGTGCCGGATTATCAGGCCTATGGCGATAATATCGTCTCGGTCATTGCCGAAAAATCCAACCGGGCCATGCTGGTGGCGCGCGGGGCTGACACGATCGCGCTGACAGGGCCGGGCCGTATCGACGCCAGCGGCGATGCGTTCATTGCAGGGGATGATGTCAGCGTCGGCGTGTTCATTCCGGCGGAATTTCGGCCGCGTGTTCTGGTGCTGGAGGGGTGCCGGGGCGTTCGTCTCGACCATATCCAGGTGGAAAACTCGCCGATGTGGACGCTGCATTTCGTTAATTGCGAGGATGTCAGCCTTGCCAATGTGGCGATCCGCAACAATTGCCGCCTGCCCAATACCGATGGCATTGTGCTGGACGCCTGCCGTCGGGTGCTGATTGAGGACTGCACGATCTCCACCGCCGATGACGGAATCTGCCTGAAAACCAGCGTCGGGCCGGATGGCAAGGCGATTGGCACTTGCGAGGATGTGCTGGTGCGCCGCTGCACCGTCTCCAGCCAAAGCTGCGCGCTGAAGCTGGGAACCGAGAGCTTCGGTGATTTCTCCCGCGTAGTGTTTGAAGATTGCCGCGTTGAGCAATCCAACCGGGGCTTGGGGATTTTTTCCCGCGATGGCGGCAAGGTCTCCGATGTCAGGTTCTCCCGCATCAGCCTGGATTGCCGGGAGACGCCGGACGGGTTCTGGGGGTCCGGCGAGGCGCTGACGGTGACGGTGGTGGACCGGGTGCCGGAGCGCCCGGCGGGTGCGGTGCGGGGACTTGTTATTGAGGACATCACCGGGCGGATGGAAGGCACGATCAATCTCGTCTCCATGGCCGGTGCCGGTATTCACGATGTCGCCGTGCGGCGGGTGTATCTGGCCCAACAACCCGGCGCCCTTGGCACTGCCTTGCGCTACGACATGCGCCCGACCAATGCGGATCTGGCACCATCGCCCGAGGCTCATGGCCGGGCCAATGCCTGGACGCGCGGGGCTGACGGACGCATCGTGGGGCTGATCGACTATCCGGGCGGAATGCCGGGTGTGTTTGCCCATGGGGTGGAAGGGCTGACTGTAGAGGATCTCGTTATCGACAGGCCGCAGCCCCTGCCGGATGGCTGGAACCTGCTGGATTTCGTCCAACAGTGA
- a CDS encoding carbohydrate ABC transporter permease: protein MSQLADIADRALNRVMLVVEAPLNGLERLFGRKRMPYFFLAPNLVLFGIFTFLPIAISIGYAFTGGTNLFVSDRPYVGLDNFRQLLTCGDYLQPGSCTESLFWTAIWNTLWFVGFNVVATLLVSLITALILNRAMVARGFFRAMFFYPVLLSPVVIGLIWKWFLDRNGLLNAFLQMLGVPPEIFLLEVGWSRFFVVVVSVWFHMGFYTLILLAGLQAIPKDLYEAAAIDAATPRRVLFRITLPLLAPNLLVVLILLMIRSVQIFDEAWVLTNGGGPGTANSFIVQYIYQMAFGSDLRLFGLASAAATLMGCVLLVLTLLQLGLSKKMEQ from the coding sequence ATGAGCCAGCTTGCCGATATCGCTGACCGCGCTCTGAACCGCGTCATGCTGGTGGTGGAAGCGCCGCTGAACGGGCTGGAACGGCTGTTTGGCCGCAAGCGTATGCCCTATTTTTTCCTGGCGCCCAATCTGGTGCTGTTCGGCATTTTCACTTTTTTGCCGATTGCCATCTCCATCGGCTATGCCTTTACCGGTGGCACCAATCTATTCGTTTCCGATCGCCCCTATGTCGGGCTCGACAACTTCCGACAATTGCTGACCTGCGGCGATTATTTGCAGCCGGGGAGCTGCACGGAATCGCTGTTCTGGACGGCGATCTGGAACACGCTATGGTTTGTCGGCTTCAACGTTGTGGCGACCTTGCTGGTCTCGCTGATCACGGCGCTGATCCTCAACCGCGCCATGGTGGCGCGTGGGTTTTTCCGGGCGATGTTTTTTTATCCGGTGCTGCTGTCACCTGTGGTGATCGGCTTGATCTGGAAATGGTTTCTGGACCGCAACGGCTTGCTCAACGCCTTCCTGCAAATGCTCGGCGTGCCGCCGGAAATCTTTCTGCTGGAGGTCGGCTGGTCACGGTTTTTCGTCGTCGTGGTCTCCGTCTGGTTCCATATGGGCTTCTACACGCTGATCCTGCTGGCCGGATTGCAAGCCATTCCCAAAGATCTCTATGAGGCGGCGGCTATTGATGCTGCTACGCCGCGCCGGGTGCTGTTTCGCATCACCCTGCCGCTGCTCGCGCCCAACCTGTTGGTGGTGTTGATTTTGTTGATGATCCGTTCCGTGCAGATTTTCGATGAGGCCTGGGTGCTGACAAATGGCGGCGGGCCGGGGACGGCCAACAGTTTCATCGTGCAATATATCTACCAGATGGCGTTTGGCAGCGATCTTCGGCTGTTTGGTCTCGCCTCGGCGGCGGCAACCCTGATGGGCTGCGTGCTGCTGGTGCTGACCCTGTTGCAACTTGGCCTCTCCAAGAAAATGGAGCAGTGA
- a CDS encoding ABC transporter ATP-binding protein, with protein MGALTLKDLNKSYGAVKVLHDIDLTIEDGEFVVFVGPSGCGKSTLLRIIAGLEDVTTGAINIDGRDVSQLSPAERKIAMVFQSYALYPHMSVRKNLAFGLENLKFKRAEIEARIAEAARMLAIEPYLDRKPRQLSGGQRQRVAIGRAIVREPEIFLFDEPLSNLDAALRVQTRAEITRLHRDIKTTMIYVTHDQVEAMTMADKIVVLKGGRVEQVGTPLDLFNNPCNLFVAGFLGSPRMNMLKGRIVGFQKGEALIDVGYPQQLTASVDETAAKPGQDIMVGIRPAHFERVETGGLPFVVGYCESLGTETYLYGRMEGQEEQVILHQPGHFVASENSRLAVAPMAGTVHVFDPASGLALTRRRQQVSGGLAA; from the coding sequence ATGGGAGCGTTGACACTTAAGGATCTCAACAAGTCCTACGGCGCGGTTAAAGTGCTGCATGACATAGACCTGACCATCGAAGACGGCGAATTTGTCGTCTTCGTTGGCCCATCGGGCTGCGGAAAATCCACCCTGCTGCGGATCATCGCCGGATTGGAGGATGTGACGACAGGTGCGATCAACATCGATGGCCGAGACGTCTCGCAGCTGTCGCCTGCCGAGCGCAAGATCGCCATGGTGTTCCAGTCCTATGCGCTTTATCCGCATATGAGTGTGCGCAAGAATCTGGCCTTTGGGCTGGAAAACCTGAAATTCAAGCGTGCCGAAATCGAGGCGCGGATCGCCGAAGCGGCAAGGATGCTGGCCATCGAGCCTTATCTGGACCGCAAGCCGCGCCAGCTTTCCGGTGGTCAGCGCCAGCGCGTGGCGATTGGCCGGGCGATTGTGCGGGAGCCGGAAATCTTCCTGTTCGACGAGCCGCTCTCCAATCTGGATGCGGCCCTGCGGGTCCAGACACGGGCGGAAATTACCCGGCTGCACCGCGATATCAAGACGACGATGATCTACGTGACCCATGATCAGGTGGAGGCCATGACCATGGCCGACAAGATCGTCGTGTTGAAGGGTGGCCGGGTCGAGCAAGTGGGAACGCCGCTCGATCTGTTTAACAATCCTTGCAACCTGTTCGTGGCGGGCTTCCTCGGTTCGCCCCGCATGAACATGCTGAAAGGCCGGATCGTCGGCTTTCAGAAGGGCGAGGCGCTGATCGATGTTGGCTATCCACAGCAACTTACCGCTTCTGTCGATGAGACGGCGGCAAAGCCGGGCCAGGATATCATGGTCGGCATTCGCCCGGCGCATTTCGAGCGGGTCGAGACGGGCGGCCTGCCGTTCGTTGTCGGCTATTGCGAAAGTCTTGGGACTGAGACCTATCTCTATGGCCGGATGGAAGGGCAGGAGGAACAGGTCATTCTGCATCAGCCGGGCCATTTCGTTGCCTCGGAGAATAGCCGTTTGGCGGTCGCCCCGATGGCTGGCACGGTGCATGTGTTCGATCCGGCTTCCGGCCTGGCGCTGACCCGACGCCGCCAACAGGTCAGCGGAGGCCTTGCCGCATGA
- a CDS encoding DUF3734 domain-containing protein, whose product MLSSETNAATDRIFVFQGGGALGAYQAGAYEALHAHDVDPDWLAGISIGSINSALIAGSPREKRVENLRAFWDMVSSQLNFNLGDQDTASRRTTNDLSALTGMLFGAPGFFSPRLPTPQQVLLNPDYRVSVYDTEPLIKTLNNLIDFKLLNDGTTRLSLGAVDVLSGNFAYFDNRHTRLDARHIAASGALPPGFPPVEIDGRFYWDGGLVSNTPLQHVLETNESQRDLDIFQVDLFSARGDMPKDQFEVESRTKEIRFSSRTRMNTDEFARKQVIRRAAKRLLDKLPPEFRDDEDAKLLRSIGQEYDVTIVHLIHRRAAHATHSMDYEFSRASINEHWQAGYDDATYTLKHPKWRNRGRPRDGIQIFDLSRERRRIGS is encoded by the coding sequence ATGCTGTCGTCCGAGACCAATGCCGCCACTGATCGTATTTTTGTCTTTCAGGGTGGGGGGGCTTTGGGTGCTTATCAGGCAGGCGCGTATGAGGCTCTTCATGCCCATGATGTCGATCCAGACTGGCTGGCCGGTATTTCCATCGGATCGATCAACTCGGCGCTGATTGCTGGCAGCCCCAGGGAAAAACGGGTGGAAAACCTGCGCGCCTTCTGGGACATGGTGTCTTCACAGCTGAATTTCAACCTTGGCGATCAGGACACCGCGTCGCGGCGCACCACCAACGATCTTTCGGCGCTGACCGGCATGTTGTTCGGCGCTCCCGGTTTCTTTTCGCCGCGTCTGCCCACCCCGCAGCAAGTGTTGCTCAATCCCGATTACCGCGTCAGCGTTTATGACACCGAACCGCTAATCAAGACGCTGAACAATCTGATCGATTTCAAATTGCTGAATGACGGCACGACACGTCTCAGCCTCGGCGCTGTGGACGTTCTCTCCGGCAATTTCGCCTATTTCGACAATCGTCACACCAGGCTCGATGCCCGCCATATCGCTGCTTCCGGCGCGCTGCCGCCCGGTTTTCCACCGGTTGAAATCGATGGCCGGTTTTATTGGGATGGCGGATTGGTCTCGAACACGCCCTTGCAGCATGTGCTGGAAACCAATGAAAGCCAAAGGGATCTCGACATTTTCCAGGTCGATCTGTTCAGCGCGCGTGGCGACATGCCAAAGGACCAGTTCGAGGTGGAAAGCCGCACCAAGGAGATCCGTTTTTCCAGCCGAACCCGCATGAATACCGATGAATTCGCCCGCAAGCAGGTGATCCGCCGGGCCGCCAAACGCCTGCTGGACAAGCTGCCGCCGGAATTTCGCGATGACGAGGATGCCAAGTTGCTGCGCTCCATTGGCCAGGAATATGACGTCACCATCGTCCATCTCATTCACCGGCGCGCCGCCCACGCCACCCATTCGATGGACTATGAATTTTCGCGCGCCTCCATCAACGAACATTGGCAGGCAGGCTACGACGATGCCACCTACACGCTGAAACATCCGAAATGGCGCAACCGTGGCCGCCCAAGGGATGGTATCCAGATCTTCGATTTGAGTCGCGAACGTCGTCGTATCGGGTCGTGA
- the adhP gene encoding alcohol dehydrogenase AdhP: MASMMKAAVAREFGKPLTIEEMPIPEPGPGQILVKYAATGVCHTDLHAISGDWPVKPNPPFIPGHEGVGFVAKLGAGVTRIKEGDRIGVPWLHTACGCCNPCRTGWETLCGSQQNTGYSVNGTFAQYGLADPDYVGRLPDNLEFGAAAPILCAGVTVYKGLKETEVRPGEWVVISGIGGLGHMAVQYAKAMGMHVVAADIFDDKLELAKKLGADVVVNGRAADAIEQVQKATGGVHGALVTAVSPKAMEQAYGFLRSKGTMALVGLPPGFISLPVFETVLKRITVRGSIVGTRQDLEESLQFAGEGKVAAHFSWDKLENINAIFDRMREGKIDGRIVLDLAA; encoded by the coding sequence ATGGCATCGATGATGAAAGCCGCTGTTGCGCGCGAATTCGGCAAGCCGCTGACCATTGAGGAAATGCCGATCCCCGAACCCGGTCCGGGCCAAATCCTGGTCAAATATGCGGCGACCGGCGTTTGCCATACCGACCTGCACGCCATCAGCGGCGACTGGCCGGTCAAGCCCAACCCACCATTCATTCCCGGCCATGAAGGCGTTGGCTTTGTCGCCAAGCTCGGCGCGGGTGTCACCCGGATCAAGGAAGGCGACCGGATTGGCGTTCCCTGGCTGCATACCGCCTGCGGCTGCTGCAATCCCTGCCGCACCGGCTGGGAAACGCTGTGCGGCAGCCAGCAGAATACCGGCTATTCGGTTAACGGCACCTTTGCCCAATATGGACTCGCCGATCCAGACTATGTTGGCCGCCTGCCTGACAACCTGGAATTCGGTGCCGCTGCGCCCATTCTCTGCGCAGGTGTCACCGTCTATAAAGGACTGAAGGAAACCGAAGTGCGGCCCGGCGAATGGGTGGTGATTTCAGGCATTGGCGGGCTTGGTCATATGGCTGTGCAATATGCCAAGGCCATGGGCATGCATGTGGTTGCCGCCGATATTTTCGATGACAAGCTGGAACTGGCCAAGAAGCTGGGGGCCGATGTGGTCGTCAATGGCCGGGCAGCCGACGCTATCGAGCAGGTGCAGAAAGCCACCGGCGGCGTTCACGGCGCACTGGTGACAGCAGTTTCCCCCAAGGCGATGGAACAGGCCTATGGCTTCCTGCGCTCCAAGGGCACGATGGCATTGGTCGGTCTGCCGCCGGGCTTCATTTCGCTGCCTGTGTTCGAAACCGTGCTGAAGCGCATCACCGTGCGTGGCTCGATTGTCGGCACCCGGCAGGATCTTGAGGAATCGCTGCAATTTGCCGGTGAAGGCAAGGTCGCAGCCCATTTCTCCTGGGACAAGCTGGAAAATATCAATGCGATTTTTGACCGCATGCGCGAAGGCAAGATCGATGGACGGATCGTGCTTGATCTGGCCGCCTGA
- a CDS encoding LacI family DNA-binding transcriptional regulator, which yields MTAKISLKNVALDAGVSISTASHALNGTAPLTAEVRDRVIASAQRLGYLEKRRNKATIATLRCILLAVAGDAAPQSDLNLVSWTVMNGLREECERRAIRIVPCVTPGNRIDANEVKRIAVAEKVDGIVIINDDRADFIRALAQLAIPSVIINGEDPSMRIDTVTAGNRFGARQAIEHLLALGHRRILHVTWPGRTTIRRRYDGYVDAFLAAGLPAPIDMVVEAESYEPAEGERVLRELLTRDPSLKQATAIFCAADNLALGCLKTLSKAGIKVPEDISVLGCDDILPGEFSTPPLSTIQLPSARLGAAALSLIEQRLVSIDPLRPAHRLELGCRLVLRGSIAPPRC from the coding sequence GTGACAGCAAAGATCAGCCTGAAAAACGTGGCGCTGGACGCCGGCGTCTCGATCAGCACAGCCTCACATGCGCTGAACGGCACAGCACCGCTAACCGCAGAGGTGCGCGACCGGGTGATCGCCTCTGCCCAACGGCTGGGCTATCTGGAAAAACGACGCAACAAGGCGACCATTGCCACGCTGCGCTGCATTCTTCTGGCCGTTGCTGGCGACGCTGCCCCGCAAAGCGACCTCAACCTGGTCAGTTGGACCGTGATGAATGGGCTGCGCGAGGAATGCGAGCGCCGGGCGATCCGCATCGTCCCTTGCGTCACGCCGGGCAACCGGATCGACGCCAATGAGGTGAAGCGGATTGCTGTTGCTGAAAAAGTCGATGGCATCGTTATCATCAATGACGACAGGGCGGACTTTATCCGCGCGCTGGCGCAATTGGCGATACCATCTGTGATCATCAATGGCGAAGATCCGTCGATGCGGATCGATACGGTCACCGCCGGAAACCGGTTCGGCGCGCGCCAGGCCATCGAACATCTGCTGGCGCTTGGCCACCGTCGCATTCTGCATGTGACATGGCCCGGCCGCACCACCATCCGCCGCCGCTATGATGGCTATGTTGATGCCTTTCTGGCCGCAGGATTGCCAGCCCCCATCGATATGGTGGTTGAGGCTGAGAGCTATGAGCCAGCCGAGGGCGAAAGGGTTTTGCGCGAATTGCTGACCCGTGACCCATCGTTGAAGCAGGCCACCGCGATTTTTTGCGCCGCCGATAATCTGGCGCTTGGCTGCCTCAAGACCTTGAGCAAGGCAGGCATCAAGGTTCCCGAAGACATATCTGTGCTGGGCTGCGATGATATCCTGCCCGGGGAATTCAGCACTCCACCGCTCTCAACCATTCAACTGCCCAGCGCAAGGCTTGGCGCTGCGGCTCTCAGCCTGATCGAGCAGCGACTGGTGTCCATCGATCCGCTCCGGCCTGCCCATCGGCTGGAACTGGGATGCCGTCTGGTGCTGCGCGGCAGCATCGCACCGCCGCGCTGTTAA